Proteins encoded by one window of Paenibacillus urinalis:
- a CDS encoding ABC transporter permease, with protein MTLRTTISNGRTVVKQGRRSALKLALSRSWRRHWQLYLLIIPPVAYFIIFKYVPMVNAVLAFKDYNVIKGIWGSPWVGTKYFELLFQNPAFVTLIKNTLYISFYSLVVGFPVPILLALALNEVKNAKFKKTVQMVTYAPYFISTVVMVSIIMLFLSPRLGIVNTIAGMLGFEAVNFLGEPGLFRSIYVFSDVWQSMGYSAVIYLAALAGIDPSLYEAAKVDGANRFQKMVNIDLPGLLPAAVIILILSVGNIMAVGFEKIYLLQNPLNLSASEIISTYVYKMGLLNANYSFATAVGLFNSLINLILLLTVNAAAKRLSNTSLW; from the coding sequence ATGACTCTGAGAACCACTATTTCGAATGGCAGAACAGTAGTAAAACAAGGCAGGCGGTCCGCATTGAAACTTGCCTTGTCCAGAAGCTGGAGGAGGCACTGGCAGCTCTACCTGTTGATCATTCCTCCCGTCGCTTACTTCATTATTTTCAAGTATGTGCCTATGGTTAATGCAGTGCTCGCTTTCAAGGATTACAACGTGATTAAGGGGATCTGGGGAAGTCCATGGGTAGGCACCAAATATTTTGAGTTGCTTTTTCAAAACCCTGCGTTCGTTACCCTGATCAAAAACACACTGTATATTTCGTTTTACAGTTTGGTCGTGGGTTTTCCAGTCCCGATACTGCTGGCACTGGCGTTGAACGAAGTCAAGAATGCCAAATTCAAAAAAACGGTACAGATGGTTACTTATGCACCTTACTTTATTTCAACGGTTGTCATGGTATCCATTATCATGCTGTTCCTATCCCCGAGACTCGGCATTGTGAATACGATTGCAGGGATGCTTGGTTTCGAAGCGGTCAATTTTCTTGGAGAGCCTGGGCTGTTCCGTTCCATCTATGTATTTTCTGATGTCTGGCAGAGCATGGGTTATTCCGCAGTCATCTATTTGGCAGCACTCGCAGGTATTGATCCTTCGTTGTACGAGGCAGCCAAGGTTGATGGTGCTAACCGGTTTCAGAAAATGGTGAACATCGATCTGCCTGGTCTGCTGCCAGCGGCAGTCATTATCCTGATTCTGAGCGTTGGTAATATCATGGCCGTCGGATTCGAAAAAATTTATTTGCTGCAAAATCCGTTGAACTTATCGGCTTCCGAGATTATCTCCACCTATGTGTACAAAATGGGTTTACTGAATGCCAATTACAGCTTTGCTACCGCAGTTGGACTCTTTAATTCGCTTATTAACCTGATTCTGTTGTTAACGGTCAATGCTGCCGCCAAGCGTCTGTCCAATACAAGCTTATGGTAA
- a CDS encoding carbohydrate ABC transporter permease — MSKLQSQAGSAVSQRSTIRESFGDRVFIAIIYLILTVVLIAVLYPLIYIVSSSLSSPAAVTSGKVWLWPVDMTLDGYKSVLRNDQVIMGYANSLFYTTIGTMISVALTIMIAYPLSKKTFVWRSPLMMFITFTMLFSGGLIPTYLVVKSMGMIDTRWALLIPNAIWVWQVIIARTFFQNSIPDELSEAADIDGCSDIRFIFSVILPLAKPIVAVLSLMYAVGQWNAYFDALIYLKTQSLYPLQLILRSILILSNSTGNMDVGEMVKQQQMAELMKFSLIVMASLPVLIIYPFVQRYFVQGMLIGSVKG; from the coding sequence ATGAGCAAGTTGCAGTCCCAAGCCGGTTCAGCGGTTAGTCAGAGGAGCACCATTAGAGAATCTTTTGGGGACCGGGTGTTTATAGCCATCATCTACCTCATTCTGACGGTTGTCTTGATTGCAGTGCTCTATCCACTGATCTATATCGTAAGCTCTTCTCTGAGCAGCCCGGCTGCAGTTACATCCGGAAAAGTCTGGCTGTGGCCTGTTGATATGACACTCGACGGCTATAAGTCTGTATTGCGCAACGATCAGGTTATCATGGGTTACGCCAATTCGTTATTTTACACCACAATAGGAACAATGATTAGTGTAGCACTGACCATTATGATTGCTTATCCGCTTTCCAAAAAAACCTTTGTTTGGCGCAGCCCTCTCATGATGTTTATTACATTCACCATGCTATTTTCCGGCGGATTAATTCCAACTTACTTAGTGGTTAAATCCATGGGAATGATCGATACCCGCTGGGCTCTGTTGATTCCTAATGCCATCTGGGTGTGGCAGGTGATTATCGCACGTACTTTTTTTCAGAATTCTATCCCGGATGAGCTGTCCGAGGCAGCCGATATTGACGGATGCAGTGATATCCGTTTCATTTTCAGCGTCATTTTGCCTCTCGCCAAACCCATCGTGGCTGTTTTGTCATTGATGTATGCCGTTGGGCAGTGGAATGCGTATTTTGATGCTCTGATCTATTTAAAAACACAATCGCTCTATCCGCTTCAGTTGATTCTCCGCAGCATTCTGATTCTGAGTAACAGTACGGGAAATATGGATGTAGGAGAGATGGTGAAGCAGCAGCAAATGGCCGAATTGATGAAGTTCTCACTCATTGTGATGGCCAGCTTGCCGGTACTCATCATTTATCCGTTTGTGCAGCGATATTTCGTTCAGGGCATGTTGATTGGCTCCGTCAAGGGCTAG
- a CDS encoding ABC transporter substrate-binding protein has product MRKSGSFALAFILLLSVALAGCSSSKGSGEEGSGPSSGDNVTINVFAHQSSDTNLQTNKFTKKMEEKFNMKINWTTVPFDGAAEKRQISLASGDYPDLYFLIPWVDRFSQTDLLKFGQQGVIVPLNDLIEQYAPNIKKVLDSNEYYKAMNTAPDGNIYGLTGLNECFHCSYPNKMWMNTKWLKQLGLSEPTTTEEFKKVLKAFKTKDPNGNGKADEVPLSGSIENFGVHIIPYLMNGFIYDDDRTYLIAKNGRVDTVANKPEWKEGLAYIKSLYDEGLIDPGAFTQNVGAFKKIGDNADAQLLGAGAAMHPSLFVNTAEGAPYGKDYNPIPPLKGPHANYASYNYPIDPGASFVLTNKASEETQIAAIKMLDYLFTQEGAMSAYLGEEGTSWRKPEEGDVALNDQVEPLYKAIPLSTGEEPRNDSWGALSQYNHHRAYRDAEVQGKDIYAGDGYERRLYEATLLMEGKEPEEVFPHWALWVDPANADETSMMQTNLKDYIDQNALQFITGAKSLEKDWDDYVKGLEGLNIKRYLEIMQAAYDTSSISK; this is encoded by the coding sequence TTGAGAAAATCAGGGTCATTCGCACTTGCTTTTATACTGCTCCTGTCTGTGGCACTGGCGGGATGTTCATCCTCAAAGGGCAGCGGAGAAGAGGGGAGCGGCCCTTCATCCGGAGACAACGTGACCATTAACGTGTTCGCGCACCAAAGTTCGGATACCAACCTTCAAACGAACAAGTTTACTAAAAAAATGGAAGAGAAGTTTAACATGAAGATAAACTGGACGACGGTTCCTTTTGACGGTGCAGCTGAAAAGAGACAGATATCATTAGCTTCGGGGGACTACCCGGATCTATATTTTCTCATTCCATGGGTTGACCGTTTCTCTCAAACGGACTTGTTGAAATTTGGACAGCAAGGTGTCATTGTACCGCTCAATGATCTAATTGAGCAATACGCACCGAATATCAAAAAGGTACTGGACAGCAATGAGTATTATAAAGCAATGAATACAGCACCGGACGGCAATATTTACGGACTGACGGGCTTGAATGAATGCTTCCACTGCTCATATCCGAACAAAATGTGGATGAATACAAAATGGCTTAAACAGCTCGGCTTATCCGAGCCTACAACGACGGAAGAATTTAAGAAAGTGCTAAAAGCATTCAAAACCAAGGACCCGAATGGCAACGGCAAAGCTGATGAAGTTCCACTGAGCGGTTCCATTGAAAATTTCGGCGTGCACATCATTCCCTATTTGATGAACGGGTTCATCTATGACGATGACAGAACCTATCTCATAGCAAAGAATGGCCGAGTTGATACGGTTGCGAACAAACCGGAGTGGAAGGAAGGACTGGCCTATATTAAGTCGCTGTACGATGAAGGTTTGATTGACCCCGGTGCGTTCACTCAAAATGTTGGGGCCTTTAAAAAAATTGGAGATAATGCTGATGCGCAGCTTCTTGGCGCAGGTGCTGCCATGCATCCATCTCTTTTTGTAAATACGGCTGAGGGTGCTCCCTATGGAAAGGATTATAATCCGATTCCTCCTTTGAAAGGGCCGCATGCCAATTATGCGTCCTACAACTATCCAATTGACCCTGGAGCATCGTTTGTACTCACGAACAAGGCAAGTGAAGAGACACAGATTGCAGCCATAAAAATGCTGGATTATCTATTCACACAAGAAGGAGCCATGAGTGCATATCTGGGTGAGGAGGGCACCAGCTGGCGCAAGCCGGAGGAAGGCGATGTGGCCCTTAATGATCAGGTAGAGCCGCTTTACAAAGCCATTCCCCTCTCTACAGGAGAGGAGCCTCGTAATGACAGCTGGGGTGCACTGAGTCAGTATAATCACCACAGAGCATATCGGGATGCCGAAGTACAAGGCAAGGACATCTATGCAGGTGACGGTTATGAGCGCCGACTTTATGAGGCAACACTCCTAATGGAAGGAAAAGAACCCGAGGAAGTTTTTCCGCATTGGGCACTATGGGTGGATCCGGCAAATGCGGACGAAACAAGCATGATGCAGACGAACCTCAAGGATTATATTGACCAGAATGCCCTGCAATTCATTACAGGAGCAAAGAGTCTGGAAAAGGATTGGGACGATTACGTAAAAGGGCTGGAAGGCCTCAACATCAAGCGTTATCTGGAAATTATGCAGGCAGCGTATGATACTTCATCCATTTCCAAGTAG
- a CDS encoding glycoside hydrolase family 95 protein: MKESNRNNHRMWYSKPAEIWNEALPIGNGRLGAMIFGGVAEERLKLNEDSMWYGGPRDRNNEDALPNLPHIRKLIMEGKLQEAEEMASMTMAGLPEAQRHYVPLGELQLSFGNHDGPVEDYVRALDLDRGISMVSYNVDGTRYTRELFASHPDQAIIIRISTDKKNTLSMKARFTRQNWRYLEKTKKWEQSGLIMHGECGGKDGSSFAAVLKAIPDGGTCQLLGEYLLLKDASSVTLLLAAETTFRQEDPELYTKLRMEELSRIPYETLLVRHTSDYNELFSRVSLNLSKSSDRYNGPTDERLKQFQRGEEDPELIETYFQFGRYLLISSSRSGSLPANLQGIWNDSFTPPWDSKFTININTQMNYWLAENCNLAECHEPLFDLIERMREPGRITARKMYDCRGFTAHHNTDIWADTAPQDTYLPASFWPMGAAWLCLHLWEHYRYSQDLNFLEEAYETMKESAQFLLDYLIEDADGRLITCPSVSPENSYKLPSGEVGILCAGASMDFQIIEALFTACIQSAELIGRDHTFREELAAVLKRIPKTQIGKKGQIQEWMEDYEEVEPGHRHISHLFGLYPGESFTPEYTPELAKAARTTLERRLENGGGHTGWSRAWIIHFWARLQDGQKAYENVRALLEHSTLPNLFDNHPPFQIDGNFGGSSGIAEMLMQSHTNVIRLLPALPDNWCEGSVEGLRARGGYTIRFSWAKSKITEVTVRSSIAGLCQLEGPGLKPISFNTEAGATYTFTPSSSETLSQTQ, translated from the coding sequence ATGAAAGAATCCAATCGGAACAATCATCGCATGTGGTACAGCAAACCGGCAGAGATATGGAACGAGGCCTTGCCAATCGGGAACGGTCGGCTTGGGGCAATGATATTTGGAGGCGTAGCGGAGGAACGTTTGAAGTTAAATGAAGACTCGATGTGGTATGGGGGCCCCCGGGATCGGAATAACGAAGATGCACTGCCCAATCTGCCACATATCCGCAAGTTAATCATGGAAGGGAAACTTCAGGAGGCTGAAGAGATGGCCAGCATGACGATGGCCGGGCTTCCTGAAGCCCAAAGACATTATGTGCCACTTGGTGAGCTGCAGTTATCATTCGGCAATCATGATGGTCCTGTTGAGGACTATGTACGTGCGCTGGATTTGGACCGGGGTATCTCCATGGTTAGCTATAACGTTGATGGTACCCGTTATACTCGTGAGCTGTTTGCCAGTCATCCCGATCAAGCCATCATCATCCGAATCTCAACAGACAAGAAGAATACCTTGTCTATGAAGGCCCGATTCACTCGTCAGAATTGGAGATACCTGGAGAAAACCAAGAAGTGGGAGCAGAGCGGACTCATTATGCATGGTGAATGCGGTGGTAAAGACGGCAGCTCCTTCGCAGCTGTGTTGAAAGCGATACCAGATGGAGGTACCTGTCAGCTCCTTGGCGAGTATTTGCTACTGAAGGATGCGAGCTCGGTCACACTGCTGCTTGCTGCGGAAACGACTTTCCGCCAGGAAGATCCGGAATTATACACTAAACTTCGTATGGAAGAGCTCAGCCGAATTCCTTATGAAACACTGCTTGTACGGCATACATCGGATTATAATGAACTGTTCAGCAGGGTTTCGTTGAACCTGTCCAAAAGTTCTGATCGTTATAATGGTCCGACGGATGAGAGATTAAAACAGTTCCAAAGGGGAGAAGAAGACCCCGAATTGATCGAAACCTATTTTCAGTTTGGTCGTTATCTGCTGATTTCCTCAAGCCGGTCAGGCTCCCTTCCTGCTAATCTTCAAGGCATATGGAATGACAGTTTCACTCCGCCTTGGGACAGCAAATTTACCATCAACATTAATACCCAAATGAACTACTGGCTTGCCGAAAACTGCAATCTAGCCGAGTGCCATGAGCCATTGTTCGATCTAATTGAGCGAATGCGGGAGCCTGGCCGAATTACGGCACGAAAGATGTATGACTGCCGGGGGTTTACCGCACATCATAATACGGATATTTGGGCAGACACGGCCCCTCAGGATACCTACCTGCCAGCTTCCTTCTGGCCGATGGGCGCTGCTTGGTTATGCCTGCATTTATGGGAGCATTATCGCTATAGTCAGGATCTCAATTTTCTGGAAGAAGCATACGAAACCATGAAGGAATCTGCGCAATTTCTTCTTGACTATCTGATTGAGGATGCGGATGGCCGTCTGATTACCTGTCCCTCCGTTTCTCCAGAGAACAGTTACAAGCTGCCAAGTGGTGAGGTGGGGATTCTATGCGCTGGCGCTTCGATGGATTTTCAGATTATTGAGGCTCTGTTCACTGCATGCATTCAAAGTGCCGAGTTGATCGGAAGGGACCACACATTCAGGGAAGAACTTGCTGCTGTTCTGAAGCGAATCCCGAAGACACAAATCGGCAAAAAAGGACAAATCCAGGAATGGATGGAGGATTACGAAGAAGTGGAACCAGGACACCGGCACATTTCACATCTATTTGGTTTGTACCCAGGAGAAAGTTTCACTCCGGAATACACACCGGAACTCGCAAAGGCCGCACGTACAACGCTCGAACGTAGATTGGAGAATGGTGGGGGGCATACCGGATGGAGCCGGGCCTGGATCATTCACTTCTGGGCAAGACTTCAGGATGGGCAGAAGGCTTATGAGAATGTAAGAGCTCTCCTGGAGCACTCCACGTTACCCAATCTTTTTGACAATCATCCTCCGTTTCAGATTGACGGCAACTTCGGGGGATCATCTGGAATTGCTGAGATGCTAATGCAGAGCCACACTAATGTGATTCGGCTTCTGCCTGCCTTACCAGACAATTGGTGTGAAGGAAGTGTAGAGGGGCTCAGGGCTCGTGGCGGATATACCATTAGATTTTCCTGGGCGAAATCGAAAATTACTGAAGTCACCGTAAGAAGTTCAATTGCTGGGCTTTGTCAGTTGGAAGGTCCTGGCCTAAAGCCAATTTCATTCAACACAGAAGCTGGCGCAACGTATACGTTTACACCGAGTTCGTCAGAGACGTTGTCACAAACTCAATGA
- a CDS encoding CdaR family transcriptional regulator: protein MYQLSEALAQDIVNRMMKDIPYNINIMNDKGIIIGSGNPSRIGTEHRGAIKALESGKMVEVWEDQRYEKKGTNEPIVINQVRVGVIGISGSPEEVRPFCSIVRTTVVLLIEQGMALESMQNEANRKKAFLEVLLNHQGIYSQKLQKKALAYNIDLLLPTTILYIDHSGMNAEISNILLMYPSFIIEEDICIILVQEVKEIKKVIKQLLQSQPMLKVSVSRHETHIADSYAQAKSAMRTAQSLHLPERIILYDQMEFLVKLSESALNSSEHLITKLEDKESVDLLDTLRVYINNNCSVSDTSAELSIHRNTLQYRLKRIYDLTGKDPRNTFDLFELTYGLLALYK, encoded by the coding sequence ATGTACCAATTATCCGAAGCATTAGCACAAGATATTGTGAACCGCATGATGAAGGACATTCCGTACAATATCAACATTATGAATGATAAAGGCATTATTATAGGCAGCGGGAATCCAAGCCGCATTGGCACAGAGCATCGTGGAGCCATCAAAGCGCTTGAGAGCGGAAAAATGGTAGAGGTATGGGAGGATCAGCGTTATGAAAAAAAGGGCACGAATGAACCCATCGTTATTAATCAAGTCCGCGTAGGCGTTATCGGGATCTCGGGCAGCCCGGAGGAGGTACGTCCCTTCTGCAGCATTGTAAGAACAACCGTTGTGCTTTTGATAGAGCAAGGGATGGCACTAGAATCGATGCAAAATGAAGCTAATCGTAAGAAGGCATTTCTAGAGGTCCTGCTAAATCATCAAGGGATATACTCGCAAAAGCTGCAAAAAAAAGCGCTCGCCTACAACATTGACCTGCTGCTGCCGACAACAATCCTCTACATCGATCATTCAGGGATGAATGCTGAAATTTCCAATATTCTTCTTATGTATCCTTCATTTATTATCGAGGAAGATATATGCATCATTCTTGTTCAGGAAGTGAAGGAGATCAAGAAGGTAATTAAGCAGCTCCTGCAAAGCCAACCTATGCTTAAGGTCAGTGTCTCACGGCATGAGACCCATATTGCAGACAGCTATGCTCAGGCCAAGTCCGCGATGAGGACAGCGCAGTCCCTGCATCTCCCCGAGCGAATCATTCTCTATGATCAGATGGAGTTCCTGGTGAAATTAAGCGAGTCAGCGCTTAACTCCTCCGAGCATCTCATCACCAAGTTGGAGGATAAGGAGTCCGTGGATCTGCTCGATACCCTGAGAGTATACATCAATAACAATTGCAGTGTATCCGACACTTCCGCAGAGCTGAGCATTCACCGGAATACACTTCAATACCGACTCAAACGGATTTACGATCTAACAGGCAAGGACCCACGAAACACGTTTGATCTGTTTGAACTAACTTATGGACTACTTGCGCTGTATAAATAG
- a CDS encoding serine hydrolase, with the protein MPQLSSEELYAGSLHHIMKPLRPLIEQANLNGVRVTVSVADLSVTAGNLGFSIGSEERYRSASTIKLAIACALLQMVDRGEVRLEDQAVVRDKDVVGGSGSLQLEVMPLSANIGRLAKLMIAQSDNTATNVLIDMIGFERVNAMLEGLGIHRTQLARKMFAPVQSPELDNYADAQELTYLLKLVYQGEVLSEYSRRLLLLWMSRQEVNTKFGAVLGDMLIAHKTGEAGNVTHDAGYFLIPGRELAVAVMTEVMTTEIYEEAQRIGNPVVQRIGKVIYDQLLRDY; encoded by the coding sequence ATGCCGCAATTATCGTCAGAGGAGCTGTATGCAGGCTCGCTTCATCACATCATGAAACCACTTCGTCCGTTAATAGAACAAGCCAATCTAAACGGAGTACGCGTGACAGTCAGTGTGGCTGATCTAAGCGTTACCGCTGGTAACTTAGGGTTCTCGATCGGATCAGAAGAGCGGTACAGATCAGCAAGCACGATCAAACTGGCGATTGCCTGTGCACTGTTGCAAATGGTTGATCGAGGTGAAGTTCGTCTTGAAGATCAGGCTGTCGTGAGGGATAAGGATGTAGTAGGAGGCTCGGGATCGCTTCAGCTGGAAGTTATGCCCTTGAGCGCTAACATAGGAAGGCTGGCAAAACTCATGATCGCACAGTCGGATAATACGGCAACGAATGTCCTGATTGATATGATTGGCTTTGAGCGGGTAAATGCTATGCTGGAAGGACTTGGGATACACCGGACTCAGCTTGCACGCAAGATGTTTGCACCTGTTCAGTCCCCGGAGCTGGACAATTATGCGGATGCCCAAGAGCTCACATATTTACTCAAGCTTGTATATCAAGGGGAGGTGCTCTCTGAATATTCTCGACGGCTGCTGCTTCTATGGATGTCCAGGCAAGAGGTGAATACGAAATTTGGCGCTGTGCTTGGTGACATGCTGATCGCACACAAGACAGGAGAAGCGGGTAATGTTACACATGATGCAGGTTACTTCTTGATACCAGGTAGAGAGCTTGCCGTGGCAGTGATGACAGAGGTTATGACAACGGAAATATATGAAGAAGCTCAGCGTATCGGCAATCCTGTGGTTCAAAGAATAGGCAAGGTCATCTATGATCAGCTGCTGAGAGACTATTAA
- a CDS encoding HAD-IIIA family hydrolase — protein sequence MFELELQAVFIDRDGTIGGTGHFIHPRDFVLYDGALDAIHLLKGKGIKVFAFTNQHRISKQQASEEEFREQFLSYGFDDAFICPHGSTEICNCRKPKPGMLHRAAAAYDLDLAKCAVIGDVGDTDILAAHAVGALKVLVKTGWGMGSLTDYRSSWAEVVPDYIAENLLDAVNWLLFRRL from the coding sequence GTGTTTGAACTGGAACTGCAGGCTGTATTTATAGATCGAGATGGAACCATTGGAGGAACAGGACATTTTATTCATCCGCGCGATTTTGTGTTGTATGACGGAGCGCTTGATGCTATCCATTTGCTAAAGGGAAAGGGAATCAAGGTGTTTGCGTTTACGAACCAGCATCGAATATCGAAGCAGCAAGCAAGTGAAGAAGAGTTCAGAGAACAGTTTCTATCGTATGGGTTTGATGATGCATTTATCTGTCCGCATGGAAGTACGGAGATTTGTAATTGCAGGAAGCCAAAGCCTGGCATGCTGCATAGGGCTGCAGCAGCATATGACCTCGATCTAGCAAAGTGCGCTGTCATTGGTGACGTGGGCGATACGGATATACTAGCAGCACATGCGGTTGGGGCACTGAAAGTGCTTGTCAAGACAGGGTGGGGAATGGGATCACTAACCGACTATCGATCAAGCTGGGCGGAGGTAGTACCGGATTATATAGCGGAGAACCTGCTGGATGCGGTGAACTGGCTGCTATTTCGAAGGCTGTGA
- a CDS encoding GNAT family N-acetyltransferase — MEPSYEYREEYLDMILEWTEAGERMIPFVLRYDPSDFDCFLAKLSELKVGTSLDHLTVNSSTFWLVRSDRKVLGAVNIRHELNDLLLERGGHIGYGIRPSERKKGYAAMLLSLALEQAQKLGICNVLITCDKNNIASAKTIISNGGVLESEVIIEGIQIQRYWIENEGCEQE; from the coding sequence GTGGAGCCCTCGTACGAATATCGGGAAGAGTATCTCGATATGATCCTCGAATGGACAGAGGCCGGAGAGCGAATGATTCCTTTTGTGCTGAGGTATGATCCTTCTGATTTTGACTGTTTTTTAGCTAAGCTAAGCGAGTTGAAAGTGGGAACCAGCCTGGACCATTTAACTGTAAACAGTTCTACTTTTTGGCTTGTAAGATCAGATCGTAAAGTGTTAGGTGCTGTCAATATTCGTCATGAGCTGAATGATTTACTATTAGAACGTGGAGGACATATTGGGTATGGCATCAGACCAAGTGAGCGAAAAAAAGGATACGCAGCAATGCTCCTGTCTCTGGCGCTTGAACAAGCCCAAAAATTAGGCATCTGTAATGTGCTGATTACTTGTGATAAGAACAACATCGCTTCGGCTAAGACAATCATTTCGAATGGGGGAGTCCTTGAGTCAGAAGTCATCATCGAGGGAATTCAAATTCAAAGGTACTGGATTGAGAACGAAGGCTGTGAGCAGGAGTGA
- a CDS encoding phosphoglycerate mutase family protein, which translates to MELVFIRHAQGEHTLNWPNQLHMQHPALTESGNQQAEQLRHLYPLVSGDVVVTSPARRTIETVNIWSKDISVQKYVTPLLGPRMFPQNPEWVPLGCDKIYTYDEVSILFPEFTAVQSEQTLWDEGINTMSTAYFEFQADKFLKWISRFKGNVYCATHDGTINSYRLFLGESGITRGDFLRETGAFRIRV; encoded by the coding sequence ATGGAATTGGTATTTATCAGACATGCTCAAGGAGAGCATACGTTGAATTGGCCCAACCAGCTGCATATGCAGCATCCTGCTTTAACAGAGAGTGGGAACCAGCAAGCAGAACAATTACGCCATCTGTATCCGCTAGTATCTGGTGATGTGGTCGTAACAAGTCCTGCAAGAAGAACCATAGAAACGGTGAATATATGGAGCAAGGACATCTCGGTACAGAAATATGTTACGCCGCTTCTTGGGCCAAGAATGTTTCCCCAAAATCCGGAGTGGGTACCCCTTGGCTGCGATAAGATCTATACATATGATGAGGTATCTATTCTTTTTCCTGAATTTACAGCTGTACAGTCGGAACAGACCTTGTGGGATGAAGGTATTAACACCATGTCCACTGCGTACTTTGAATTTCAGGCAGACAAATTTTTAAAGTGGATCAGCAGGTTTAAGGGCAATGTATACTGCGCCACCCATGATGGGACCATTAACAGCTATCGGCTATTTCTTGGGGAGTCAGGCATTACGAGAGGAGATTTCTTAAGGGAAACAGGCGCTTTCAGAATAAGAGTCTGA
- a CDS encoding sulfurtransferase TusA family protein, with the protein MQQKLQVLGMVCPFPLIEAKEAIKTINSGDELVIDFDCTQATESIPRWAAEDGHSITNYEQLDDASWTITVKKK; encoded by the coding sequence ATGCAACAAAAACTACAAGTTCTCGGAATGGTTTGCCCATTCCCACTGATCGAAGCAAAAGAAGCAATTAAAACGATAAACAGCGGCGACGAGCTCGTCATTGATTTCGATTGTACACAAGCGACGGAGAGCATTCCGCGCTGGGCTGCTGAGGATGGACACTCCATTACCAACTATGAGCAGCTGGACGATGCTTCTTGGACTATCACTGTGAAGAAAAAATAA
- a CDS encoding YeeE/YedE family protein has protein sequence MVITGLLCGALLGFVMQRGRFCLTGGFRDMYIAKDNRMFYALLIAISVQSIGVFALIQTGVLQYDAGEFSWVATILGSFIFGIGIILAGGCATGTWYRAGEGLIGSWIALFGYMAMAAIMKSGPLAPVNSSLSEVATTTNSIPATFGLSVWPFIVLLVAITVFLVVRHLRKPKVFIPTLKPKRKGLAHLLFEKRWHPFVTAILIGLIALLAWPLSAATGRNFGLGVTTPSANILQYLVTGDDGFINWGVFLVLGIFVGSFAAAKASKEFRFRAPDAKTAVTSFGGGLLMGFGASWAGGCSIGNGLVMTAMMTWQGWISLVFMILGTWTASYFIFIRPRKKASAGAAASTTATA, from the coding sequence ATGGTCATTACAGGACTTTTGTGCGGCGCCTTGCTGGGATTCGTTATGCAGCGCGGCCGGTTCTGTCTGACAGGCGGATTCAGAGATATGTACATTGCCAAAGACAACCGCATGTTCTATGCGCTGCTTATCGCAATATCTGTACAAAGTATCGGGGTATTCGCATTAATTCAGACAGGTGTCCTTCAATATGATGCTGGGGAATTTTCATGGGTAGCCACCATTCTTGGTTCATTTATTTTTGGTATTGGCATTATTCTGGCTGGCGGCTGTGCGACAGGCACTTGGTATCGTGCAGGTGAAGGACTGATTGGCAGCTGGATTGCCCTGTTCGGTTACATGGCGATGGCCGCAATTATGAAATCCGGTCCACTGGCTCCGGTTAACTCCAGCTTAAGTGAGGTCGCTACGACCACAAACTCTATTCCGGCAACGTTTGGACTGTCAGTATGGCCGTTTATTGTATTACTGGTAGCCATTACGGTATTCTTGGTAGTAAGACATTTGCGCAAGCCGAAAGTGTTCATTCCAACACTGAAGCCTAAACGCAAGGGTCTTGCCCATCTACTGTTCGAGAAACGCTGGCATCCATTTGTCACTGCTATTCTGATCGGACTCATTGCCCTGCTTGCATGGCCGCTCAGCGCAGCTACAGGCAGAAACTTTGGCTTGGGTGTAACTACACCTTCCGCAAACATTTTGCAGTATCTCGTAACTGGCGATGACGGATTTATCAACTGGGGCGTATTCCTCGTGCTCGGTATCTTCGTTGGTTCCTTTGCTGCTGCGAAGGCAAGCAAGGAGTTCCGTTTCCGCGCTCCGGATGCGAAGACAGCTGTAACCAGCTTCGGCGGAGGACTGCTAATGGGTTTTGGCGCAAGCTGGGCTGGAGGCTGCTCCATCGGTAACGGTCTCGTCATGACGGCAATGATGACATGGCAGGGATGGATTTCTCTGGTCTTTATGATTCTGGGTACATGGACTGCATCCTATTTTATATTCATACGTCCACGCAAAAAAGCGAGCGCAGGTGCCGCCGCTTCAACAACTGCAACTGCTTAG